A genome region from Penaeus vannamei isolate JL-2024 chromosome 20, ASM4276789v1, whole genome shotgun sequence includes the following:
- the LOC138865170 gene encoding uncharacterized protein: MLADRLYPESQCGLRSERSTIDMISSFSQLQEKCREQNQPLYIAFIDLTKAFFKRIGCPERLLSIIQSFHVGMKGVVQFNGTSSTVFDVKSGLKQGSIYFAIMLMHASQTSTEGIYLHTRFDGGALQQKSPPTITINNYLLDIVQEFTYLGSTVTDSLDMDPELTKCVWENRKLTTNTKMAVYRACVLSTLLYDSECWTVFSS; the protein is encoded by the exons ATGCTGGCAGACAGGCTGTACCCCGAATCGCAGTGTGGCTTAAGGTCAGAACGATCCACAATTGACATGATTTCCTCCTTTAGTCAGCTCCAGGAGAAATGTAGAGAGCAAAACCAGCCCCTGTATATTGCTTTTATTGACCTTACTAAGGCCTTCTTTAAAAGGATCGGATGTCCAGAGAGGCTCCTGAGCATCATACAATCCTTCCACGTAGGAATGAAGGGTGTCGTCCAGTTCAACGGAACATCATCAACAGTATTCGATGTGAAGAGTGGCCTGAAGCAAGGCAGCATCTATTTCGCTATCATGCTCATGCATGCCTCCCAGACCTCCACTGAAGGAATCTACCTCCATACCCGCTTTGACGGGGGAGCTTTACAACAAA AGAGCCCGCCCACTATCACCATCAACAACTACCTGCTGGACATAGTCCAAGAGTTTACCTACCTCGGCTCCACAGTGACTGATAGCCTTGACATGGACCCTGAGCTCACTAAGTGTGTCTGGGAAAACAGAAAGCTGACCACGAACACCAAGATGGCAGTCTACAGGGCCTGTGTCCTTAGCACCCTTCTGTATGACAGCGAGTGCTGGACTGTATTCTCGTCATGA